The sequence ATGTTGGCGGCACATAACCTGGGTTGTTGCGCGTAAGAAACTTTTTAAACACCTGCTGCATGGTTTTCGCATAGCCGTTGTCGACTAACCACTTCGCAAAATGCGCTCGAGTAATTGGTGCATCACCAGCAATCAACTTAACTTCTTCCAAAACGCCTTCACGGGTCGCTTTCTCGAGTCGTTGAGCAATCATCTCAGCACGCCCAATACGATGAAGCTTCTGTTGTTCAATTAACGCTTTCAATTCTGGTGATTCAGGATCGACGTTTAACCCAACAATATGGATATCTTTGTTTTGCCAAACGGTTGAGATCTCGATGCCGTTAATCAACTGAATAGGAAGATTGTTATCAGCAATATAGCTACGTGCTTCAGCAAGCCCATCAGTCGTATCATGATCTGTAATCGCTAACGCTTCGATGTTAAAGCCTAACGCTCGGTCAATCAGTTCAGGTGGAGTAAGTCGGCCATCTGAGGCTGTTGTATGACTATGTAGATCAATTCTCATATATTCTTTTTCATTGTTTTCAATTTTTATCGTTATATTTGTGTCAACGCACTTGACCTGCAAGCGCAAAACTAGTTAACTAGTACATAAATACGAAGTATCACATTTGATAGGTTCACTATGTTACAAGAATTTAACCAAAACCATAAAGATAAAGTTTTAGAACTTTCTTCAGTAGAAGCAAGTTCAGAGCTTAATTGGTGGCGCACTTGGACAAGTTCTTGGTGGGCCAACGTGTACTTCTAATTAAACAGTTTGTTTATAAAAAAGTTATCACTAAGCCCGCTTTCATAGCGGGCTTTTTAATTTGTCGAACATCTCACATTCAACTGACTAACAAATCAACGAATTGACCATATTCTAGATTGGGTGAACGGTATCTTTATGCGACTATGTACGGCAGGAAATTTAAAGAATCATAAAGGAGGTCTTGTGAACAAGGCCATTGAAATCAAAAAGCTGGGAACCATTGAGGTCATCAATTCTTCCGTTCCTTACTCGCAAGATCCAACCAGTGTTTTTCATACTCTGTGTGAAAACAAAACAGACAGTCTGCTGTTGGAATCTGCTGAGATTGAATCTAAACAGAACCTGACAAGCCTACTCCTTATCGACTCTGCTGTTCGCATCGTATGTCGCGGACATGAAGTAACCTTTCAAGCGTTGACTCAAAATGGTCAGGCGCTTATCGAACACCTAGCTCAAAACGTTAAAACAGAGATCAAATCTGACCTTACGGATAACGTATTGACGCTGACTTTTGTCGAACCAAGCAACGAATTAGACGAAGATTCACGTTTAAGGGAAGCGTCTTCATTCGATGCACTGCGTTTGGTTCAACACAGCTTTGAGCAAGACGCGGATAACAAACACGCGTTATTCATGGCTGGCCTATTCGCTTACGACATCGTGGCGAACTTTGAACCGCTAGGCGATGCTGAAGCGACCAACAACTGTCCTGACTTTGTTTTCTACGTTGCCGAGACTCTATTGCGTTTCGACCACCAAGAGAACGAAGGCCTGCTTCACGCAAGCTTATTCACTCAAGATGAGAGCATTAAAGCGCAATTAACTGAGCGCCTAGCCGACATTCAAACACAGTGTCAGTCATTGAAAGCCATCACAGAAGTCACGCCACTCGACAACGTTGACGCTGTACCAAGCGTTTCAGATGAAGACTTCTGCCAAACGGTTCGTGACCTAAAAGAGTACGTAGTAAAAGGCGATGTATTCCAAGTGGTACCTTCTCGCCGCTTCACGCTGCCTTGCCCTGCTCCACTGGCGGCTTATAAAGAGCTCAAGCAAAGTAATCCAAGCCCTTACATGTTCTATATGCAAGACGAGCTATTTACTCTGTTTGGTGCTTCTCCAGAAAGTGCGTTGAAGTACGAAACTGAAACCAACCAAATCGAGATCTACCCAATTGCGGGTACTCGTCGTCGCGGTAAGCGTCCTGACGGTCAAATCGATTTCGACCTAGATAGCCGTATCGAGCTTGAACTGCGTACCGACAAAAAAGAAAACGCTGAACACATGATGCTGGTCGACCTAGCACGTAACGATGTGGCGCGTATTGCAGAAGCAGGCACTCGCCACGTAGCAGATTTGCTAAAAGTGGATCGCTACAGCCATGTGATGCACTTAGTTTCTCGTGTTGTTGGTCAGCTACGTGAAGACTTAGATGCCCTACACGCTTACCAAGCTTGCATGAACATGGGTACGTTAACAGGCGCACCAAAAATCCGCGCAATGCAGCTTATTCGCGATGTAGAAAAAACTCGTCGTGGTAGCTATGGCGGTGCGGTGGGTTACCTAACAGGTGAAGGGACGTTAGATACGTGTATCGTGATTCGCTCAGCTTACGTTGAAGATGGCGTTGCACAAGTACAAGCGGGCGCTGGTGTAGTATTCGATTCAGACCCACAAGCAGAAGCGGATGAAACTCGTGGCAAAGCTCAAGCGGTTATCTCTGCGATTCAAGCTGCACATACCAAGAGCTTGTCGTCAAACACACTCGCATCAAACAAGAAGGAGTCGTAATCATGGCTGATATTGTATTCATCGATAACTTCGACTCGTTCACATACAACCTTGTAGACCAGTTTCGTTCATTAGGTCACAGCGTAAAAATTTACCGTAACAACATTCCTGCAAAGGTAGTTGAAGCGGCTATCAACGAATTAGATAACCCGGTTGCACTGCTTTCACCAGGCCCTGGCGCTCCAGCAGATGCGGGTTGTATGCCAGAGCTGATTCAATTGCTAAAAGGCAAAGTACCAATGATTGGAATTTGCTTAGGCCACCAAGCGATTGTTGAAGCCTACGGCGGCACCGTTGCAGGCGCTGGCGAAATCATTCATGGTAAGGTGTCGATGATGGAACACCAGAACCATGCGACTTACCAAGGCTTACCTTCGCCACTGGCTATTGCTCGCTACCACTCTTTAGTGGCAACGCATGTATCTGATAGCCTAACGGTGACCGCTGAAGTCGATGATTTGGTGATGTCTGTGGTTCAAGAACAAGACAAGGTGTGTGGATTCCAATTCCACCCTGAATCAATTATGACGACCTACGGTGCAACGCTTCTTGCGAACGCTATCGAATGGGCTCTTGAGAAGAACGCCACTCTTGATAAAAAGACTAACTAGGACGAAATCATGGAACAGATTAATAAACTTTACGAACAGCAGTCTCTTACTCAAGAAGAAAGCCAACAGTTATTTGATGTGATCATCAAGGGTGAGCTCGATCCAATCTTGATGGCTTCTGCACTGACTGCACTGAAAATCAAAGGTGAAACGCCAGACGAAATCGCGGGTGCGGCGAAAGCACTGCTTGCCAATGCAAACCCATTCCCACGCCCTGATTACGATTTCGCTGACATCGTGGGTACAGGTGGCGACGGTCATGACACCATCAACATTTCTACAACTTCTGCATTTGTAGCAGCAGCGTGTGGCTTAAAAATCGCCAAGCACGGTAACCGCAGTGTATCGAGCAAATCAGGCTCTTCTGACCTACTGGACTCGTTCGGCATTAACCTAGCGATGACAGCGGAAGACACTCGTACTGCAGTCGACGAGCTTGGCGTAGCATTCCTATTTGCTCCGCAATATCACGTCGGTGTACGTCACGCGATGCCTGTTCGTCAAACAATGAAAACACGCACTATCTTCAACATCCTTGGCCCACTGATTAACCCTGCTCGCCCTAACATCGAGTTAATGGGTGTTTACAGCAAAGAGCTAGTACGCCCTATCGCGGAAACCATGCTGCAAATGGGCATGAAGCGTGCTGCTGTTGTGCACGGTAGTGGCCTTGACGAAGTGGCTATTCACGGCGAGACCATCGTTGCTGAAATCAAAGATGGCAAAATTCACGAATACACAGTGGCACCGGCTGACTTTGGTTTGAACACTCACCCTCTTGAAGCAATCAAGGGCGGCGAGCCAGAAGAGAACAAAGCTATCACAACGGATATCCTCACGGGTAAAGGCACAGATGCTCAAGTTGGCGCTGTGGCCGTCAACGTTGCTCTGCTGATGCGTCTATTTGGTCACGAAGATCTAAAAGCTAACGCACAGCAAGCGATTGACGCGATGAACTCTGGCAAAGCGTACGAGCTTGTACAAAAGCTTGCTGCACACGCCTAACGAACGACGAGACAAAAAACATGACACAGACTACCGATAAACTGTCGACCCACGTTTCAGTCAAAGAAGCTGAAATGGCGGAAGTACTAGCAAAAATCGTTCGTGATAAATACCAATGGGTTGCAGCGCGTAAGCAAACTCAACCATTGGATGAGTTTAAATCGGAGTTAACCGCAACAGACCGCAGCTTTTATGATGCACTGAGCGGCGATCAAACGGTTTTCATCACTGAATGCAAGAAAGCATCTCCGTCAAAAGGGCTAATCCGTGACGAGTTTGACCTGGACTACATTGCGTCGGTGTACAACAACCACGCAAATGCAATTTCAGTTCTGACCGACGAGAAGTACTTCCAAGGTGACTTTGAGTTTTTACCTAAGGTTCGCAGCATTGCCAAGCAACCTATTCTTTGTAAAGACTTCATGGTTGATACTTACCAAGTTTACCTAGCTCGTCACTACTCAGCTGATGCAATCTTGCTGATGCTATCGGTATTGGATGACGAAGAGTACAAAGCACTTGCTGAGGTCGCTCACTCGCTAAACATGGGTGTACTTACCGAAGTCAGCAACGAAGAAGAGCTTCACCGCGCAGTCGCTTTAAAAGCAAAAGTGATCGGTATTAATAACCGTAACCTACGTGACCTTTCGACTGATTTGAACCGTACTAAAGAGTTGGCTCCGCTGATTCGCGAACTGGCTCCAGAAGCGATTGTCATTTCTGAGTCGGGTATCTACAACCACCAGCAAGTACGTGACCTTTCAACATTTGCAGACGGCTTCCTAATCGGTAGCTCTCTGATGGCTGAAAAGAACCTAGAGCTTGCGGTGCGTAAAGTCACGCTTGGTGAAAACAAGGTGTGTGGTTTAACTCACACTGACGATGCAGCTAAGGCTTATCAAGCTGGTGCAGTATTCGGTGGTCTGATTTTCGTTGAGGCATCTAAGCGTCATGTGGATATCGAAGCAGCTCGTTTAACCATGAGCGGCGCACCTTTGAACTACGTGGGTGTGTTCCAAAACCATAGCGTTACTGACGTTGCAAAAACGGTTGCTGAGCTAGGTTTATTTGCGGTGCAACTGCACGGTGATGAGTCTCAAGCATTTGTAGATGAGTTGAAACAATCACTACCTGAAAACGTTGAGATCTGGAAAGCTTACGGTGTGGCTTCTGACGCTGAAAACGGTGCTAAAAGCGCGCTACCAGAATTACTAAAAAGCAACGTGACTCGTCACCTGCTAGATACTAAAGTGGGTTCTCAAACTGGCGGTACAGGCCAAGCGTTCGATTGGAGCCTAATCAACAACCAAAGCGCAATCATGTTGGCGGGTGGTCTAAATCCAGAAAATGCTAACCAAGCAGCGAGACTAGGCTGCTTAGGGCTAGACCTAAACTCTGGCGTTGAATCCTCTCCAGGTAAAAAAGACGCAGACAAGCTGCAACGCGCTTTTGCTGCGATTCGTAATTACTAGTCTGGCTTCTAGAACTTAAGACCTAGAACTTAAAACCTAGAACCCAGAAGCTAGAAAGCAGAATCAAAAAACATATTTGTGAGCTTTGCTTTTGCGAAGCTCAAACAAGATTAAATGACTTGGTGTGAATACACATCGATAGAATTGAAGGAATAACACAATGGCTAAACTCGATGCCTACTTTGGTGAATACGGTGGTCAATACGTACCGCAGATCCTAGTGCCAGCACTAGACCAACTAGAACAAGCATTTATCGATGCACAAGCCGATCCTGAGTTCCGCAGCGAATTCATGACGCTTCTGCAAGAGTACGCAGGTCGCCCAACGGCACTAACGCTGGCTCGTAACCTTACTAAAGGTACAAAAACCAAACTGTACCTAAAGCGTGAAGATCTACTTCACGGCGGCGCACACAAAACAAACCAAGTACTTGGCCAAGCGCTGCTTGCTAAACGTATGGGTAAGCAAGAAATCATCGCTGAAACTGGTGCAGGCCAACACGGCGTTGCGACTGCTCTAGCGTGTGCTCTATTGGGCCTTAAGTGTCGCGTTTACATGGGTGCCAAAGACGTTGAGCGTCAAAGCCCGAACGTATTCCGTATGAAGCTGATGGGCGCAGAAGTTATCCCTGTTCATTCTGGTTCTTCTACGCTAAAAGACGCATGTAATGAAGCTCTACGTGACTGGTCTGCAACTTACGAAGAAGCACACTACCTATTAGGTACTGCGGCTGGCCCTCACCCATTCCCAACAATCGTTCGTGATTTCCAACGCATGATTGGTGAAGAAACAAAGAACCAAATCCTGGCTCGTGAAGGTCGCCTTCCAGATGCGGTTATCGCTTGTGTCGGCGGTGGTTCAAACGCTATCGGTATGTTCGCTGACTTCATTGAAGAAGAGTCTGTTCGCCTGATCGGTGTAGAGCCTGCTGGTAAAGGTATTGATACCGACCAACACGGCGCGCCACTTAAGCACGGTAAAACGGGTATCTTCTTTGGTATGAAAGCACCACTGATGCAAGATGAGAACGGCCAAGTAGAAGAGTCTTACTCTGTTTCTGCGGGTCTAGATTTCCCATCAGTGGGTCCTCAACACGCGCACCTAAATGCCATTGGCCGTGCTGAATACGACAACGTGACCGATGACGAAGCGCTAGAAGCGTTCCAATTGATTGCACGTAAAGAAGGTATTATCGCAGCGCTAGAGTCATCTCATGCTGTGGCTCATGCAGTTAAAATGGCTCACGATGACCCAGAGAAAGAACAACTATTAGTGGTTAACCTGTCTGGCCGTGGTGATAAAGACATTTTCTCGGTACACGACATTCTTAAAGAGAAAGGAGCATTATAATGGATCGCTATCAATCACTCTTCACTCGCTTAGCTGAAAAGAATCAGGGCGCATTTGTACCATTCGTAACGGTTGGCGATCCTAACCCTGAGCAGTCTCTTAAGATCATGGAAACACTTGTTGAAGCGGGTGCTGATGCACTTGAGCTTGGTATTCCATTCTCAGATCCACTTGCTGATGGTCCAACAATCCAAGGCGCAAACATTCGTGCTTTAGATTCCAAAGTCACGCCAGATGTATGTTTTGATCTTATTGGGCAAATTCGCGCTAAATACCCAGAGCTGCCAATCGGCCTACTGATGTACGCGAACTTGGTTTACGCACGTGGTATCGAGAACTTCTACGAGCGTTGCGCAAAAGCAGGTATCGATTCAGTATTGATTGCTGATGTACCAACCAACGAAAGCGGTGAGTTTGTTGCGGCAGCGAAGAAGTTTGGTATTCACCCAATCTTTATTGCTCCACCAACAGCAAGCGATGAAACACTTCAGTCAGTATCTGAGTTAGGTGGTGGTTACACTTACCTACTTTCTCGCTCAGGCGTGACAGGTGCTGAAACAAAAGCAAACATGCCAGTAACGGCACTGCTTGACCGCTTGAACAAGTTCGATGCGCCACCAGCACTGCTTGGTTTCGGTATCTCGGCTCCAGAGCAAGTGAAAGAAGCGATTGTAGCTGGCGCTGCAGGTGCTATCTCTGGTTCAGCCGTTGTGAAAATCATTGAAAACAACGTTGAACAACCAGAAGCAATGCTTAAAGCACTTGCGGAGTTTGTTACGCCAATGAAAGCGGCTACGCAGAAATAATCGACGGTCAATAAATAGACGCTCGTAGCCATTGGTCATTGATCATTGATCATTGATCATTGATCATTGATCATTGATCATTGATCATTGATCATTGATCATTGATCATTGATCATTGATCATTGATCATTGATCATTGATCATTGATCATTGATCATTGATCATTGATCATTGATCATTGATCATTGATCATTAAATAGAACCAATGGTTCAAATAGTAAAAGGCTCCACAACTGTGGAGCCTTTTTTATTGCTTTTCATTTGAGCCAATCACTCATCGGCTTTCATCGCTTTCTTGATTGCAGCCTCATTGAGTGTCGCTTTGATCGGCTCGGTTATCTTCTCCACTAGATCGATCGGCATTGGGAATATGATGGTGGAGGTTCTTTCGTTAGCCACCTCGGTTAACGTTTGCATATATCGCAATTGAATGGCGTTAGGCGCTTGATTCAACACCTCTGCGGCTTCGCGTAACTTAGAAGATGCTTCAAGCTCACCCGTCGCATGTATTACCTTAGCTCGACGAGAACGTTCTGCTTCCGCTTGTTTTGCAAGAGCTCGTACCATACTGTCATCCAGATCAACATGCTTGATCTCGACATTGGCAATCTTGATCCCCCAATTATCGGTATGTTGATCCAAGATCGCTTGTAAGTCTCTATTAAGCTCTTCACGCTCAGACAACAGCTCATCCAACTCATGCTGACCGAGCACCGAGCGCAGCGTTGTTTGTGACAGTTGACTGGTCGCTTCAAGGTAGTTCTCTACGTTATTGATCGCCATCTTCGGATCCAGCACTCGAAAATAGACCACGGCATTCACCTTGACCGACACGTTATCGCGTGTGATCAAATCTTGAGTCGGTACGTCCAACACGATAGTTCGTAGATCCACTCTTACGATTTGTTGAATGAAAGGAATGATGATAATCAACCCCGGCCCTTTCACACCGTAAAAGCGCCCGAGGAAGAACACCACTGCACGCTCGTACTCGCGCAGCACTTTGAACATGCTGGCTATCAACAAGATAACGAGCACAATGACAATACCTATAGTGTGTATAAACATAACCGCCCCCTAATGGTAACGATGGCTAAGCAATTAATAATCCAATAACGTTTGTACTAGCACTCCACGCTAACAGTCTGCGCTAGAGAGATTTCGATGATGTATCATCGGGCAGCGCTTCAACATCCAATGAAAGCCCCGTCAGCTTGGTGACTCTGATGATCTGCCCCGCTTGCAGTTCACTCGCGCATTTGGCTTGCCAGATCTCACCTTCGACCAATACTCGACCTGCTCCAGGGAAACCGCTTACCACTTTGCCTGTGTCACCGACAACCGCTTCCATTCCTGTGGTCACTGGTTTGTTTCTCACTCGGACTAGCATTGATATTGTTACGACGATAAAGGCGACAGAGAACAAACTGATTCCAATAATTAACGGTAATGCGATTTGGTAACCCGGTACCTCAGTGTCCATCAGCATGATTGAGCCCAATGTAAATGCGGCAACGCCACCCAAACCGAAAATACCAAAGCTCGGACTAAATGCTTCTGCCACCATTAAGGCAATTCCCAATAGAATTAAGGCAAGGCCCGCGTAGCTCACAGGCAGCATTTGTAAGGAATACATGGCGAGTAGCAAGCAAATACCCCCTAAGACACCCGGTAAACCAACGCCGGGGTTATAGAACTCAAGAAGCAAGCCATAGATACCGATGAGCATCAGAATGTAAGCAACATTTGGATTAGTAATCACCGAAAGCAGGCTGAAGCGCCAATCTTGCTCTCGCTCGACAAAAGCCACCTCACTGAGCTGAATTTCCTGACTGACACCATTGATTGTGATGATGCGTCCATTACTCAACTCAACCAATTGCTGTAGGTCGCTCGCGATGAAATCAATCACATTCAGTGTGAGCGCATTGTCCGAATCCAAGCTTGCCGCTTCTCTTACCGCCTTCTCTGCCCACTCTTCATTACGATTGTGTAGCTTAGCCAAACTTACGATATAAGCCGCTGCATCATTAATGACTTTCTTTTCCATCGCGGTAGTGGCTTTCACCTGATCTGAGTTTTGTGGCTCTTGAGTATTTTCATTGGCTGCAGAAGTGTCGTCGTCTTTGTTGGTGTCATCTTGAGGAGATAGAGGATTTGAAGGCGCTTTACCACCACCTAGAGAAACAGGGGTAGCTGCACCTAAGTTGGTACCGGGGGCCATTGAAGCAATGTGGCTGGCTAGCAAGATATACGTCCCCGCGCTCGCAGCACGTGAGCCTGCAGGCCCCACCCATGTTGCGACAGGAATAGGCGATGTCGTGATCGCTCTAATGATATCTCGCATCGACGTATCTAAACCGCCGGGCGTGTTCATTTTCAACATGATGAACTTAGCTTGCTCATCATGAGCCTGTTCTATCTCTCTGGTGAGGTAGTCACTCGTTGCCGGTCCAATACCACCATTAATCTCAATAACCCAAACATCATCAGCCTGAGCTAAGGCAGAACTAAATAGCAGAAGGAACGCAAATAAGCACTTTGATATAAAAGTCATGCACCTTCTCCTTACAACTGAGATGCTAGATTGACGTTTTATTCAAGCGTAGAGGTAACATCTTGGTAATAAATAGATACCTTAAGCATAGTTCAGGCTAAATTTCGCACAACCAACATCTCATCTTATCCCCTCCCAGATTTGTATAAAAAGCACTCGCCAATGAAGATTAAATGTTAATAAAGATGAGTTAACAGAACCCCACCAAAAGCATTCACAAAATCACACCGATCAAACCTTTTATAAATTAAACAAATAACGTATCAGCCAAAAACAAAAGCAAACGTTTGCCATGGTATAAAAAAACACCTAATAGCGATTCAGCTCCGGTTTTTAAGAGACTTTCATCTCCGCTCATATTGATAAATGTAAAGGATACGTGTAAAACTCTTCGCGAAATATTTATCCAATGGTACATCGTACATTGGTGAGTAATTCTGGGATTTTTATATTTAGTAGCACAGAGGTTATGGAAGTGTTAAAAGAAAAGAGTTTACTAAGCAACATCGGCATCCAAGTCGTTATTGCAATGATCATCGGTACCGTAGTCGGCGCGATGATGGGTGAGAGCGCAACAATGTTCGCTCCACTGGGTGCTATCTTCATCAACTTGATCAAGATGTTGGTTATTCCTCTAGTCGCGGTTGCCCTAATTTCAGGAGCTGCAGGTCTAGGTAATAGCTCATCGGCAGGTAAAGTCGGTGTAACAACACTGGGTTACTTTGCATTAACGTCTGCACTTGCTGTAGCACTAGCGCTTGTAATGGGTGAAGTATTCGAACCGGGTCGTGGTATCGATGTTTCTGGCGTTGAAGGTATGTTCTCTTCAGAATACGCTGCGAAAGGCGAGCTTCCAACGTTCTGGGCAACCATCACTGGCATGATCCCTACCAACGTTTTCCAATCATTGAATGAAGCAAACATTCTGCAAATTCTCGTTTTCTGCTTGTTCTTTGGTATTGCGATTTCTAAACAAGCAAAAGAGAAGCGTGACCCTATCATCAACGGTGTAAATGCTATCGTTGACGCTATGGTATGGATGATCAACAAAGTTATGATCATTGCACCACTTGGCGTATTCGGCCTAATGGCTGAAGCTGTAGGTACGTTTGGTTTTGGCGCGCTTATGGTTGTGTTCAAACTGTTCGTTGTTTACATCGCTGCGATTCTTATCTTCGGCTTTGTTGCTTACCCACTGATGATTCAAATCTTCACTAAGACTTCTGCGAAGAAGTTCCTAGTGGCAATGAAGAAGCCTCAAGCGGTTGCACTATCAACAGCCTCTTCTATGGCGACACTACCAGTAACAATGGAAACAGTAGAGAAAGAACTTGGTGTTCGTAATTCTACCGCTTCATTCGTTCTGCCTTTAGGCGCGACGATCAACATGTCTGGTAACGCAATTTACTACGGCCTAGTGGCTATCTTCTTCGCACAACTGTTCAACATCGACCTGTCTATGGGTGCTTACGTTGCTATCATCGTAACCTCTACGCTAGGTGCTGTTGGTCAAGCGGGTGTTCCAGGTCCTTCTTTCCTAGTGGTTGCCGTTCTTCTAGCCGCTGGTATCCCTATCGAAGGTCTACCTCTGTTGTTCGCTCTAGACCGTATCTTCGATATGATTCGTACTGCTCTAAACATCACTGGTGATGCAGCATGTGCGGTAATCGTTGATTCTCTAATCAAAGACGAAGAACAAGAAGCTGAGCTACAAAAGCAGCAAGCTTAGTCAAAAGACAACAGGCTTAATTAAAATTTAAGCAAATTACTTATAGATGTCTTTTAATAAATAAAAACCGCCTTCATGAGGCGGTTTTTTATTAGGCAATAATCAATATTGATTCGGTAAGTCTTACTCTTGTAAGACTAATTGATTAATCCAAATGCACGAGGCAGAGCCAAACTAATTTCAGGAATAAAAGTAATGGCCAACAATGTGACGATCAATACGGCACAAAACGGCATGATACTTCTAATAACATTTTCAATTTTGGAGCCACTGACACTACAACCTACAAATAGGGCCGTGCCAACGGGTGGCGTTGCAATGCCAATACATAAGTTGAAGATAATCATCATCGCAAAGTGAATTGGATGCATACCTAAATGCTCAGCAATCGGCATAAAGATAGGGGTAAAGATCAATACGGCGGGCGTAAGGTCCAT is a genomic window of Vibrio sp. FE10 containing:
- a CDS encoding NfeD family protein → MTFISKCLFAFLLLFSSALAQADDVWVIEINGGIGPATSDYLTREIEQAHDEQAKFIMLKMNTPGGLDTSMRDIIRAITTSPIPVATWVGPAGSRAASAGTYILLASHIASMAPGTNLGAATPVSLGGGKAPSNPLSPQDDTNKDDDTSAANENTQEPQNSDQVKATTAMEKKVINDAAAYIVSLAKLHNRNEEWAEKAVREAASLDSDNALTLNVIDFIASDLQQLVELSNGRIITINGVSQEIQLSEVAFVEREQDWRFSLLSVITNPNVAYILMLIGIYGLLLEFYNPGVGLPGVLGGICLLLAMYSLQMLPVSYAGLALILLGIALMVAEAFSPSFGIFGLGGVAAFTLGSIMLMDTEVPGYQIALPLIIGISLFSVAFIVVTISMLVRVRNKPVTTGMEAVVGDTGKVVSGFPGAGRVLVEGEIWQAKCASELQAGQIIRVTKLTGLSLDVEALPDDTSSKSL
- a CDS encoding dicarboxylate/amino acid:cation symporter, producing the protein MEVLKEKSLLSNIGIQVVIAMIIGTVVGAMMGESATMFAPLGAIFINLIKMLVIPLVAVALISGAAGLGNSSSAGKVGVTTLGYFALTSALAVALALVMGEVFEPGRGIDVSGVEGMFSSEYAAKGELPTFWATITGMIPTNVFQSLNEANILQILVFCLFFGIAISKQAKEKRDPIINGVNAIVDAMVWMINKVMIIAPLGVFGLMAEAVGTFGFGALMVVFKLFVVYIAAILIFGFVAYPLMIQIFTKTSAKKFLVAMKKPQAVALSTASSMATLPVTMETVEKELGVRNSTASFVLPLGATINMSGNAIYYGLVAIFFAQLFNIDLSMGAYVAIIVTSTLGAVGQAGVPGPSFLVVAVLLAAGIPIEGLPLLFALDRIFDMIRTALNITGDAACAVIVDSLIKDEEQEAELQKQQA